A region of the Columba livia isolate bColLiv1 breed racing homer chromosome 23, bColLiv1.pat.W.v2, whole genome shotgun sequence genome:
CCTGCCAAGAGTGACCAGGGAGATCCCCACGTATCCCATAGCTCAAGAGACACTTCAGCCACACTCCAGAGTCTCTCCTTGTCACACGTTCTGCCCCCTCTCTGCTCCCATGGCAAGCAGCCTCAACACCCTGCATGGgacaaaggaacaaagaaaccccagaggaggaggaggaagaggaggagaatggTTGTCCGACTCACCTCAGTTCCAAGAAGAGGGAGGCGAGAGGAGTGGATGCGAGAGTGAGGTGCAGGACCCACTTTTATACTGCTTCCTGCACCGCCCCAGGCCCACAGTCACTGCACGCGGGCAGTAATTTTCCAACAGACTCACttccaaagcaaaatatcctaATTAATGACAtaggttgtgttttggtttctgtCAACGCTCCCCTTTCAATTCCGCATTGCTGCCATGCCCTCCAGGCCACAGCCTCTCATTTCAAGTACCATAGGGGAAGCGCAAGGATTTCCTGTGTGAGAAAACATCGGAACCTGCCAAAAATATGCTCTGTGTAGAGCCCCATGGAGCAGGTTTTTTCCTGACAAATGAGGGGCGTTTAGGAGCTCAGGACAATGTCTTATTCCTCCCACTCTCCTCACACCACAATGCACTTTGGCTGTACACTTTGGACCTGACCAGCTACAGACACAATGGCTTGGGCACATTTCCAAACACTCTGGCCACCCTGTGAGCCCTTTGAGCTGTAGGAGTGCTGGCAAGACGGTCACACTTAGACCAAAGGCCATTAGGGCTTCCAGGAGCTGCGTACTCGGGTCCAGCCCAACGGTCAGAGCTGTTTTTTctggggctgggatggagctgcccTGGCCTCAGGGAAATTTATCCCTGTGTGGGATACAGGCCTGCAGACAGCATGCACTCCTGGCTTGGACTCACACCAGAAGCCTGACACACGGCCAATCCAAAACTAGAGTGTGACTCAGCATGGGTAGGGAGAGTCTATCCCAGGTAGCTTGCCTGCTGAAGGCACTCCCTTGGCCTGCTGGGATGCGTCCCAGCTGACTCCatgtctgcagggcagggaagcGCATCGCCTCCTTGAAGTTGTCTCAGAGCTGTTTTTCTACCCAGGTCCCTTCAGATCCCGTCCAgtccctgagcatccccagcacatGGCACTGCAGGGTCCTGACAGCCCTCACTCACTGGGTAGTTTGGGGAGGTTTCTTTGCCTCTCCAATGGTACCGGTTGTTGCTCCAGCAAGAGGAGGGCTTTGGGGCAGTGGAGGGGAGGCCTGCTGATACCCTAATGCCAGGAGATGTTTTTCCTggtgatacagggaattgacaattaactaatgAACACTTAAAGAACTGACACTTgagaactaaccctaccccacatcactaaagacacttagagagtgttaaccctttaacccacatcactattgcccaGCCTTGCTTatctctgtgtaacttattgttagaaaaacaggacttcactgacgccTTGCAAAAATGGTAATCCTTGGATGCATCCTTgatgcatccttgggtgaactagataacagaaacttgggcacaggacaggagctacaccagttttaaccagctcagcagtctgagtcccaaccaactcatcacaccgaaccaaaggtgaccgtgtacaaAGAAGAAGACCCGGCTTCACgatcactgtgcagctgcaaccaggagagccggaggtggagactatggaaatggtctcctgaactcattgtaataagaaccgccttcttggggacaggttatgaacaTGTACAGGCGTTCCTAAAACTTCATGAATacgtaacactttactgcatttcaCCAAgttcacagctactgtaattttacacacgcATTGGGTGAAATGATTCCACGTTTGTCCGGCATCATAAAGAAATACATACCTTCCTGATAACCTCAAGGGTTAAGGTCATTCAGCGCCTCACTGGGACCCAGGGATGAGCCCCAGGTGGAGTGGAGATTTCTGCAAggcttttgttccttctttttactGACAATTCAGGAGAGCTCCTCAGCACCGCCCAGTCTGTTTGGCCAGGACGTTGAAGTTTGTGTGTCTGTTCTCTTCCACCCTTCAAGTCTCTCCCTGATGCTGACCCCTGGCCCTTTGGGCACAGCTACCAAAAgagttctgttttctgagaCCACCCACATATTTCTTGAACAATCCCCTTATTTAGCATGAAGGATGAGCAGAGGGAGATGAGCCGCCCACTCTTCCCTTGGATGTGAATGGACTGAAGCATAAAACTCCTAACTCGAGACACCTTTGTGCAGTGTGCTGTGTGGCACTAATGAGGTTTCATCGCACTCACCACCAAGACAGATACAGAGACTGTCAGACTGACAAGTGGAGAaatcttcccttccttctgatattcaaatctctttctttctctttctctttctctttctctttctctttctctttctctttctctttctctttcttctctttctctttctctttctctttctctttctctttctctttctctttctctttctctttctctttctctttctctttctctttctctctctctctctctctctctttctctttctctttctctttctctttctctctttctctttctctttctctttctctttctctttctctttctctttctctcaacACTCAAAGGTACCattgttttgagttttgttgttgaagtCTTTTGAAATCCTGTTTGCTGTCATTCCACTCAGGCATCTCAAGCCAGCACATGAAAGAAGCCTGCATGGCAGAGCAGGCATGtcagaaatgaggaaatgaaATGACAGCATTGATGGGCACCAAAATAGAAACTTTACATAGGATACTCTGCTTTGGAAGTGAGTCTGCTGGGAAATTACTGCCCGCGTGCAGTGACTGTGGTCCTGGGGCGGTGCAGGAGCAGTATAAAAGCGGGTCCTCCTCCTGACTCTCTCATCCACTCCTCTTGCCTCCGTCTCCTTGGGATCAAGGTGAGTAGGAAGCCCTATCTCCACCTCCTTCCACTCCTCCTCCTTTAAGTTTTCTCATTGCATTCCTGCCCTTTAGTCCCATGCAGCGTCTTGAGGGTGTTTGTAGTGTGAGAGGGAATTGGTCAGAAAGTGTGACATGGTGCTGTATTGTTGAGGTGTCTCCTTGAGCTGTGGGCAAGTTGGGATCCCCTTGGGCTTCATCGCTCATGGTGGGGGTGCCTGAGGAGATGGAGAAGTGTGTGTGCCCCCTACACATTGTCCAGCTCTTGTCTGCAggccataccttgccttgctcaTGTTGGGGTGACAAGCTGTTCCTCACTCATCTCCCCTGTTCTTCTtccccctgccctctctcccaggtgcagctccagccacaagacatgtcctgctacaacccgtgcctgccctgccagtcCTCTGGCCCaaccccgctggccaacagctgcaatgagccctgtgtcaggcagtgccaggactcccaTGTTTACATCCAGCCGTCCcctgtggtggtgaccctgcccggccccatcctcagctccttcccgcaGAACACCGCCGTGGGATCCTCCACCTCCGCTGCcgttggcagcatcctcagctctcagGGAGTGCCCATCAACTCCGGGGGCTTTGGCCTGTCTGGCTTGGGCAGCGGCATTTGTGGCACGAGGAGGTGTTTCCCCTGCTAAAGCTGCTGGTGATGGCCCTGGGGAAGGCCCCCAGGGACACACAAGATGGGACTGGTCTTGGGAGGGAGAACTGGGTTGTTGGTTTCAGAGGGGCTGAGCAACCCTGGTATCTGTTGCAAAGGGACGGGGCCAGTCTGGGCTCTCAGGAAGCACGGCCCATGCCgattttctcctcttccagtgCCTTCTGTTCCTCTTGTGTCCTTGTTCTCCTGTGCTCCTCTGGGCTGTGAGTTCCACAAAGTCAGCCTAGGGAGGACCTGCTGGCCGTTCCCCCTCTGTGGGACAGTCAGACGGAGACCTGGTTCAACCTCTTCCACAGCCGTGAGTTACATATTCCTGTCTGCCCCTGGTGCTTCCTGCTCCAGGATCTCCATTCCAATccacttctttccctcttttgccTCATTAAAGTTCTTCTGCACCTGAGCTCATGTCTCTGTGTCATCTTTTCCTCTGCAGATGCTTTCCCAAGGTGCCCAGGGAGAAGAATGGTCTTCAAGAATTATGCTGGGAGGGCTGTTTTTAGTGTGCTTGTGTGGTGGCTTTTGGCACAATTGTGTTTATTCTGACTGGGATGGAATTCTCTTTCCCTACAGCAGTGTTCATAATGCTGTGCTTTGCAGTTGTAGCTGGAAAGGTTCTGATGACAGCACAtctgtgttttggcttttgttgagcagtgcttgcacagcagcAAGGTTGTGTCTCCAGCCACACTCCCAAAGGCTAATAGGCTGGTGCTAGGCAAGAGAATGGGATGGGACAAGGCAGGACATCTGCAGGACAGTTGAC
Encoded here:
- the LOC135576099 gene encoding feather keratin 1-like; translation: MSCYNPCLPCQSSGPTPLANSCNEPCVRQCQDSHVYIQPSPVVVTLPGPILSSFPQNTAVGSSTSAAVGSILSSQGVPINSGGFGLSGLGSGICGTRRCFPC